The following coding sequences are from one Caldibacillus debilis DSM 16016 window:
- the pdxR gene encoding MocR-like pyridoxine biosynthesis transcription factor PdxR, with protein MFEITPTFDENADKPLYFQLYDYIRGEMEAGRIPPNTRLPSIRKLARHLGVSKNTVEAAYQQLMAEGYMISKPKSGYYAAEMEDRPSAAIHSHKKISLFDQRNRHMPAKTDIRIDFRHGNIDRESFPIAVWKKLSNQVMREKEIFSYGEPQGEPEFRLELAKYLYQSRGVVCSPDQIIIGGGIQQLLSLLCLIIGAKRHPIAFENPGYDGAREIFLHHGFPVIPIEVNRQGIHLEKLEKSEARFVYVTPSHQFPLGFIMPVASRIKLIRWAERANGYIIEDDYDSEFRYKGKPIPALQGLDPHGRVIYLGTFSKSLLPSVRIAYMILPKPLMTKYKMNFSIYEQPVSKIHQKTLYLFMREGYWEKHLRKMRHVYQKKHMMLIRTIQTYMGDNVRIIGEDSGLHVILEVKSDDTEEHLIQTAKNAGIRVYPTSNYWMDNPPSPYPQILMGFGGLSENEMIQGIRILSETWFS; from the coding sequence ATGTTTGAAATCACGCCAACCTTTGACGAAAACGCGGATAAACCCCTATATTTCCAACTTTATGATTACATCCGGGGAGAAATGGAAGCGGGACGGATTCCCCCCAACACCCGGTTGCCGTCCATCCGGAAACTGGCCCGGCATCTGGGAGTCAGCAAAAACACGGTGGAAGCCGCCTATCAACAATTAATGGCGGAAGGGTACATGATCAGCAAACCGAAAAGCGGGTATTATGCAGCCGAAATGGAAGATCGGCCGTCCGCCGCCATCCATTCGCACAAGAAGATTTCTTTATTCGACCAGAGGAACCGGCATATGCCAGCCAAAACCGATATCCGGATTGATTTTCGGCACGGGAATATTGATCGGGAAAGTTTTCCCATTGCGGTATGGAAAAAGTTAAGCAATCAAGTGATGCGGGAAAAGGAAATTTTTTCCTATGGAGAGCCGCAGGGAGAGCCCGAATTTCGCCTCGAACTTGCGAAATACTTGTATCAATCGCGGGGAGTGGTATGTTCTCCCGATCAGATCATCATCGGCGGAGGAATCCAGCAGCTGCTCAGCCTCCTCTGTTTAATCATCGGGGCAAAACGCCATCCGATCGCTTTTGAAAATCCGGGTTATGATGGGGCGAGGGAAATCTTTCTCCATCACGGCTTTCCGGTCATCCCCATTGAGGTGAATCGGCAAGGCATTCATCTGGAAAAACTGGAAAAAAGTGAAGCTCGTTTCGTGTATGTTACCCCTTCGCACCAATTTCCCCTTGGATTCATTATGCCCGTCGCCAGCCGCATCAAGCTGATCCGGTGGGCGGAGCGGGCAAACGGATATATCATTGAAGACGATTACGACAGCGAATTTCGGTATAAAGGGAAACCGATCCCGGCTTTGCAAGGATTGGATCCCCACGGCCGGGTCATCTATTTGGGCACGTTTTCCAAATCGCTATTGCCTTCCGTTCGCATCGCCTACATGATCTTGCCGAAACCGTTGATGACGAAGTATAAAATGAATTTTTCCATATATGAGCAGCCTGTTTCAAAAATTCATCAAAAGACCCTTTACCTATTTATGCGTGAAGGCTATTGGGAAAAGCATCTCCGGAAAATGAGGCATGTTTATCAGAAAAAACATATGATGCTGATCCGGACGATTCAAACGTATATGGGAGACAACGTGAGGATCATCGGAGAAGATTCCGGACTCCATGTCATCCTGGAGGTGAAAAGCGACGATACGGAGGAACATCTGATTCAAACGGCAAAAAATGCTGGCATCCGCGTTTACCCGACATCCAACTATTGGATGGACAACCCGCCTTCGCCTTACCCGCAAATCCTTATGGGATTCGGCGGATTAAGCGAAAATGAAATGATCCAAGGAATCCGTATATTGAGCGAAACTTGGTTCAGCTAG